A region from the Natronomonas salsuginis genome encodes:
- the cruF gene encoding bisanhydrobacterioruberin hydratase, translating into MASVELPARGRLERHLDGIVTENRFTIAVVFPAIGAVALLASAEALFPEPLRFNPYLLLFGIAVMRLPLVAGVAPLLTRKAAAGVVILCAYTYAIEFVGVFTGYPYGSFEYGIDLGPMIGGHVPAALPLFFLPLVVNAYLLCLLLLGGRARRALVRVPIVVLAVVGMDLALDPAAVSLGFWAYDGGGSYYGVPWMNYAGWILSATVAVTVLDASFDRKAVFARLDRCRFMLDDLVSFVILWGVVNAYFGNWVPVALAAAFGYGLWMTDRFDIPAR; encoded by the coding sequence ATGGCTAGCGTCGAGTTACCGGCGAGGGGCCGCCTCGAACGACACCTCGACGGGATCGTCACGGAGAACCGGTTCACCATCGCCGTCGTCTTTCCAGCGATCGGCGCGGTGGCGCTTCTCGCCTCCGCGGAGGCGCTTTTCCCCGAGCCGCTACGATTCAACCCGTACCTGCTGCTCTTCGGGATCGCCGTGATGCGACTGCCGCTCGTCGCCGGCGTCGCACCGCTTCTCACCAGAAAGGCCGCGGCAGGGGTCGTCATCCTCTGTGCGTACACCTACGCGATCGAGTTCGTCGGGGTGTTCACCGGATACCCGTACGGCTCGTTCGAGTACGGTATCGATCTCGGGCCGATGATCGGCGGGCACGTTCCGGCGGCGTTACCGCTGTTTTTCCTGCCGCTCGTCGTGAACGCGTATCTACTGTGTCTGTTGCTGTTGGGTGGACGCGCCCGCCGGGCGCTCGTTCGCGTCCCGATCGTCGTCCTCGCGGTGGTCGGCATGGACCTTGCGCTCGACCCCGCGGCCGTCTCCCTCGGCTTTTGGGCGTACGACGGCGGCGGGAGCTACTACGGCGTTCCCTGGATGAACTACGCCGGTTGGATCCTGTCGGCGACGGTCGCGGTGACGGTGTTGGACGCCAGCTTCGATCGCAAGGCAGTCTTCGCGCGACTCGATCGCTGTCGGTTCATGCTCGACGATCTCGTCAGTTTCGTCATCCTGTGGGGCGTCGTCAACGCCTACTTCGGGAACTGGGTTCCAGTGGCGTTGGCCGCCGCCTTCGGATACGGGCTGTGGATGACCGACCGGTTCGACATCCCGGCTCGGTGA
- a CDS encoding prenyltransferase, with translation MTESAIDRALPARETTVGYLLRLSRPRFWLYLAGPVVVGVAYAADVPSELFAPAALALFAYFLVPANVFLYGVNDVFDADIDAENPKKEGPEVRYRRDRLVPGLVALSGLAGLAFLPALPTAGAAAMVAFLLLSIEYSAPPLRFKTTPFLDSISNGLYVLPGVVAYVAVAGIAPPTAAVAAGWLWTMGMHTFSAIPDIESDQAAGIDTTATVLGEFRTYVYCGLCWLAAAVAFGTVHPFFAAVLGIYPVFVGGVALSNVDVDRAYWWFPALNTAAGATLTLGALWVMLYG, from the coding sequence ATGACCGAGTCAGCCATCGATCGCGCACTGCCGGCGAGAGAAACCACGGTCGGCTATCTGCTCCGCCTCTCTCGACCGCGCTTTTGGCTGTATCTGGCCGGCCCAGTCGTCGTCGGCGTCGCCTACGCGGCCGACGTGCCGTCGGAACTGTTCGCGCCCGCAGCGCTCGCGCTGTTCGCGTACTTTCTCGTCCCCGCGAACGTGTTCCTCTACGGTGTCAACGACGTCTTCGACGCCGACATCGACGCTGAGAACCCGAAAAAAGAGGGTCCCGAGGTCCGCTACCGACGTGACCGACTCGTCCCCGGACTCGTCGCGCTGTCGGGACTCGCTGGGCTCGCGTTCCTCCCGGCTTTGCCGACAGCAGGGGCGGCGGCGATGGTCGCATTCTTGCTCCTGTCGATCGAGTACAGCGCCCCACCACTGCGATTCAAGACGACGCCGTTTCTCGATTCGATCTCGAATGGGCTGTACGTCCTCCCGGGCGTCGTCGCCTACGTCGCGGTCGCTGGCATCGCGCCACCGACGGCAGCGGTTGCCGCCGGGTGGCTCTGGACGATGGGCATGCACACCTTCTCCGCGATCCCCGACATCGAATCCGACCAAGCGGCGGGGATCGACACGACGGCGACGGTGCTTGGTGAGTTCCGGACGTACGTCTACTGCGGACTGTGTTGGCTCGCAGCTGCGGTCGCATTCGGGACGGTCCACCCGTTTTTCGCCGCTGTTTTGGGGATCTACCCGGTGTTCGTCGGGGGCGTCGCGCTCTCGAACGTCGACGTCGACCGCGCCTACTGGTGGTTCCCGGCGCTCAACACCGCCGCCGGCGCGACGCTCACGCTCGGCGCGCTGTGGGTGATGCTGTATGGCTAG
- a CDS encoding phytoene desaturase family protein, giving the protein MSDPRSVAVVGSGFGGLSSACYLADAGFDVTVLEKNRQLGGRASVLETEGFRFDMGPSWYLMPDVFERFFGHFDREPSDFYELERLDPHYRIFFKDGDVAEVTTDREEMRELFESYEPGAGEALDDYLETSESHYEVAMEQFIYTDRPRMRDWVDLDVMRAAPIGLQLLGTMDDYVSGYFDHPKLRQIMQYTLVFLGGAPHNTPAIYNMMGHVDFNLGVHYPENGLRSVVDACIELGEELGVEYVTDAEVTEIVNRREGFRVESEAGDVDADYVVSNADYAHTERELLPEHERQYDDDYWESRTYSPSAFLLYLGVEGDVEPLEHHTLVLPTDWDEHFEQIFDDPTWPEDPAYYLCVPSKTDDSVAPAGHSNLFALVPIAPGLDDTDEVRTWYRDLVLDDIADHTGVDLRDRIVFEEQFTVSEFADRYNSMQGTALGLAHTLRQTALFRPARRSDACPGLYYTGSYTTPGIGVPMCLISGEHTANALIDDTV; this is encoded by the coding sequence ATGTCTGACCCCCGTTCCGTCGCGGTCGTCGGCTCCGGCTTCGGCGGGCTCTCCTCGGCGTGTTATCTCGCCGACGCCGGCTTCGATGTGACGGTCCTCGAAAAGAACAGACAGTTGGGTGGACGCGCGTCGGTGCTGGAAACAGAAGGATTCCGATTCGACATGGGCCCCTCTTGGTATCTGATGCCCGACGTGTTCGAACGATTCTTTGGGCACTTCGACCGCGAACCGAGCGACTTCTACGAACTCGAACGACTCGATCCACACTATCGTATCTTCTTCAAGGACGGCGACGTGGCCGAGGTCACTACCGATCGCGAGGAGATGCGCGAGCTGTTCGAGTCCTACGAGCCGGGGGCGGGCGAGGCGCTCGACGACTACCTCGAGACCTCCGAGTCGCACTACGAGGTCGCAATGGAGCAGTTCATCTACACCGATCGCCCCCGAATGCGCGATTGGGTCGACCTCGACGTGATGCGCGCCGCGCCGATCGGGCTCCAGCTGCTCGGGACGATGGACGACTACGTCTCCGGCTACTTCGACCACCCGAAACTGCGCCAGATCATGCAGTACACGCTCGTCTTCCTCGGCGGTGCGCCGCACAACACGCCCGCGATCTACAACATGATGGGGCACGTCGACTTCAACCTCGGCGTCCACTACCCCGAGAACGGACTCCGGTCCGTCGTCGACGCCTGCATTGAGTTGGGTGAGGAACTGGGCGTGGAGTACGTCACCGACGCCGAGGTCACGGAGATCGTCAACCGGCGCGAGGGCTTCCGCGTCGAGTCCGAAGCCGGCGACGTCGACGCCGACTACGTCGTCAGCAACGCCGACTACGCCCACACCGAACGCGAGTTGCTCCCCGAGCACGAACGGCAGTACGACGACGACTACTGGGAGTCGCGGACGTACTCGCCCTCGGCGTTCCTCCTGTATCTCGGCGTCGAGGGCGACGTCGAGCCGCTCGAACACCACACGCTCGTCCTGCCGACCGACTGGGACGAGCACTTCGAACAGATCTTCGACGATCCGACGTGGCCCGAAGACCCCGCCTACTACCTCTGTGTCCCCTCGAAGACGGACGACAGCGTGGCACCGGCGGGCCACTCGAACCTCTTCGCGCTCGTCCCGATCGCGCCCGGCCTCGACGACACCGACGAGGTCCGGACCTGGTACCGCGACCTCGTCCTCGACGACATCGCCGACCACACCGGAGTCGACCTGCGCGATCGGATCGTCTTCGAGGAGCAGTTCACCGTCTCGGAGTTCGCTGATCGGTACAACAGCATGCAGGGGACGGCGCTCGGCCTCGCGCACACGCTCCGACAGACCGCGCTGTTTCGCCCGGCCCGCCGCTCGGATGCCTGTCCGGGGCTGTACTACACGGGATCGTACACGACGCCGGGAATCGGCGTCCCGATGTGTCTGATCAGCGGCGAACACACCGCGAACGCGCTCATCGACGATACGGTGTAG
- a CDS encoding SDR family NAD(P)-dependent oxidoreductase, giving the protein MDTAVITGASRGIGRAVATEFAQQGVHVVACARDGEAIDDVAVRIERDGGSITAIRADVRDEFDLERLMETAARVGDSGGIGCVVANAGVYHGTPGETPIDGVSYSAFDDMIRTNVRGVFGTIRESIPHLRADARVLVPSGSIARQAIAGYGAYAVSKAAAEAVVRQFTADTPLTAAVLDIGQVATELTDHAGGRTPEDIAPMFWWAATEADADAIRGTVVEVTEWREVTR; this is encoded by the coding sequence ATGGACACGGCAGTCATCACGGGAGCTTCGCGCGGCATCGGTCGCGCCGTCGCAACCGAATTCGCTCAGCAGGGGGTCCACGTGGTCGCGTGCGCTCGGGACGGGGAGGCCATCGACGATGTCGCGGTGCGCATCGAACGCGACGGCGGATCGATAACGGCGATACGGGCCGACGTTCGCGATGAGTTCGATCTCGAACGGTTGATGGAAACCGCCGCCCGCGTGGGTGACAGCGGCGGTATCGGCTGCGTCGTCGCGAACGCGGGCGTCTACCACGGCACGCCCGGAGAGACCCCGATCGATGGCGTCTCCTACTCGGCGTTCGACGACATGATCCGAACGAACGTCAGAGGCGTGTTCGGTACGATTCGAGAGTCGATACCGCACCTGCGCGCCGACGCGCGGGTGCTCGTCCCGTCGGGATCGATCGCTCGCCAAGCGATCGCCGGCTACGGCGCGTACGCCGTCTCCAAGGCGGCTGCCGAAGCGGTCGTCCGGCAGTTCACCGCCGACACTCCGCTGACGGCCGCCGTTCTCGATATCGGGCAGGTAGCGACCGAACTGACGGATCACGCGGGCGGACGTACGCCCGAAGATATCGCCCCGATGTTCTGGTGGGCGGCGACCGAAGCCGATGCAGACGCGATTCGCGGGACCGTCGTCGAGGTGACCGAGTGGCGGGAAGTAACACGATGA
- a CDS encoding archaea-specific SMC-related protein — protein sequence MNTEQTVAQAQLSVRNIGGIDETSVEFEPGVTILAGENATNRTSLLQAIMAALGSDNVSMKGDADSATVELTIDGETHERELTRQGTSITSEGEPYLEDPTLAELFAFLLESNEARRAVATNADLRDLIMRPVDTDEIQAKIDRRLRKRDKIESELEELDQLKNRLPALEEDRTRLKGEIEEAKEDLAEKEAELEDRDANVEQSREEKADLEERLAELRSKRSELEDIRYELETERESLDSTRTQKRELDEEFDELPDAPVGEIEELEAKIDRLREQKRALESEINEVQSVIRFNQDMLDGDDADLLEALETPAEDGESELTDELLGGDQVTCWTCGSEVPHEQIETTVSRLRELSQSKLGEISDIETQLDTLTDDVRELGQKQRRREQLQRRRSSLDDEVDRIESSIERLTDRRGDLQAEIEGLESEIEELEDDSYEEVLGIHKEANQLEYELGRLESKFDDVESEITRIEQRLDAESELNERREEIRADVEDLRTKIDRIEEQAIEGFNEHMDSVLDILGYSNLERIWLERVEREVREGRRKVTKSVFELHIIRQTDGGVTYEDTIDHLSESEREVTGLVFALAGYLAHGVYESVPFMLLDSLEAIDSDRIAALIEYVEGFSEYLVVALLPEDASALSDEYRRISNI from the coding sequence ATGAACACGGAGCAGACAGTAGCGCAGGCCCAACTATCCGTCCGAAACATCGGCGGGATCGACGAGACGTCGGTGGAATTCGAGCCGGGGGTGACAATTCTCGCGGGGGAAAACGCGACGAATCGAACGTCCCTCTTGCAGGCTATCATGGCCGCACTCGGAAGCGACAACGTCTCTATGAAAGGCGACGCGGACAGCGCGACTGTCGAACTGACGATCGACGGCGAAACGCACGAACGAGAACTCACCAGACAGGGGACGAGCATCACGTCCGAGGGGGAGCCGTACCTGGAAGACCCCACGCTCGCGGAACTGTTCGCGTTTCTCCTCGAGTCGAACGAGGCGCGCCGCGCCGTTGCGACCAACGCCGATCTCCGCGACCTCATCATGCGTCCGGTCGATACCGACGAGATACAGGCGAAGATCGACCGACGGCTTCGGAAGCGAGACAAGATCGAATCGGAGTTGGAGGAGTTGGACCAGCTGAAAAACCGACTCCCCGCCCTCGAGGAGGACCGAACCCGCCTCAAAGGGGAGATCGAGGAGGCAAAAGAGGACCTCGCCGAGAAGGAGGCGGAGCTGGAGGATCGCGACGCGAACGTCGAGCAGAGCCGCGAAGAGAAGGCCGACCTCGAGGAACGGCTCGCCGAACTCCGGTCGAAGCGCTCCGAGTTGGAGGACATCCGCTACGAGCTCGAAACCGAACGCGAGAGCCTCGATTCGACGCGAACGCAGAAGCGAGAACTCGACGAGGAGTTCGACGAACTGCCGGACGCTCCGGTCGGGGAGATAGAGGAGTTGGAGGCGAAGATCGACCGGCTCAGAGAGCAAAAGCGGGCGCTGGAGTCGGAGATCAACGAGGTCCAAAGCGTCATCAGATTCAATCAGGACATGCTCGACGGTGACGACGCGGACCTCCTCGAAGCGCTCGAAACACCCGCCGAAGATGGGGAGAGCGAACTCACTGACGAGCTCCTCGGGGGCGATCAGGTCACCTGTTGGACCTGTGGCAGCGAGGTCCCCCACGAGCAGATCGAGACAACCGTCTCCCGACTACGAGAACTCAGTCAGAGCAAACTCGGCGAAATAAGCGACATCGAGACGCAGTTGGACACGCTCACCGACGACGTTCGGGAGCTCGGACAAAAACAGCGACGGCGAGAGCAGTTACAGCGTCGCCGATCCAGCCTCGACGACGAGGTCGATCGGATCGAATCGTCGATCGAACGCCTCACGGACCGACGGGGGGATCTGCAGGCGGAAATAGAGGGACTCGAATCGGAGATCGAGGAACTCGAAGACGACAGCTACGAAGAGGTGTTGGGCATCCACAAGGAGGCCAATCAACTCGAGTACGAACTCGGCCGCCTGGAGAGCAAGTTCGACGACGTCGAGTCGGAAATCACACGGATCGAACAGCGCCTCGATGCCGAGTCGGAACTCAACGAGCGGCGCGAGGAGATCCGCGCCGACGTCGAGGATCTGCGGACCAAGATCGACCGGATCGAAGAGCAGGCGATCGAGGGGTTCAACGAACACATGGACTCCGTGCTCGATATCCTCGGCTACAGTAATCTTGAACGGATCTGGCTCGAACGGGTCGAACGCGAGGTCAGAGAGGGTCGCCGCAAGGTCACAAAGAGCGTCTTCGAACTTCACATCATCCGCCAGACCGACGGCGGCGTGACGTACGAGGACACGATCGACCACCTCAGCGAGAGCGAGCGCGAGGTCACCGGCCTCGTCTTCGCATTGGCCGGCTATCTGGCCCACGGGGTGTACGAGTCGGTCCCGTTCATGCTGTTGGACTCACTCGAAGCGATCGACTCCGACCGGATCGCCGCGCTGATCGAGTACGTCGAGGGGTTCAGCGAGTATCTGGTCGTCGCGCTCTTGCCCGAGGACGCGTCGGCACTGTCCGACGAATATCGCCGGATCTCCAACATCTAA
- the rdfA gene encoding rod-determining factor RdfA, with product MNDADDRPGSGRGRRSKVARLLQEYDIEDLGAELERRWTADEDRQSLRELAAYFNQRILERALEDADVRPLDGEVENIYRLLTDDSSGADRTRIRRRLERDGLDVDAIETDFVTYQAIRTYLKKHRGAEYTPDETDPVEREITNIQQLRGRVDSVTEGKLEQLRASGHLELGTFRTLVDVRVVCEDCNTQFSAVELLERGHCNCSE from the coding sequence ATGAACGACGCTGACGACCGCCCTGGATCGGGACGGGGGCGGCGAAGCAAGGTCGCTCGTCTGCTTCAGGAGTACGATATCGAGGACCTCGGGGCCGAACTCGAGCGACGTTGGACCGCCGACGAAGACCGCCAGAGCCTCAGGGAACTGGCGGCGTATTTCAACCAACGGATCCTCGAACGCGCCCTCGAAGACGCCGACGTTCGGCCGCTCGACGGGGAAGTAGAGAACATTTACCGGCTCCTCACCGACGACTCCAGCGGCGCGGATCGAACGCGCATCCGTCGTCGCCTCGAGCGCGACGGACTCGACGTCGACGCGATCGAGACTGACTTCGTCACGTATCAAGCGATCAGGACCTACCTGAAGAAACACCGCGGCGCGGAGTATACCCCGGACGAAACCGACCCGGTCGAACGCGAGATCACGAACATTCAACAGCTCCGCGGTCGTGTAGACTCCGTCACCGAGGGAAAACTCGAGCAGTTGCGCGCCAGCGGCCACCTCGAACTCGGGACGTTTCGGACGCTGGTCGACGTCCGCGTCGTCTGTGAGGACTGTAACACGCAGTTCAGCGCCGTCGAACTGCTCGAACGCGGCCACTGTAACTGCTCGGAGTGA
- the nth gene encoding endonuclease III, whose protein sequence is MGTLLDTRDEQVAETLDRLYDRYPDPEISLDFSNRLELLIAVILSAQCTDERVNGVTASLFETYDSAEAFAEADESDLAEAISSITYYNSKAGYIKSACGDIVDLHGGEVPDTMSELTDLAGVGRKTANVVLQHGHEVVEGIVVDTHVQRISRRLGLTEERSPERIESDLMGIVPEDDWKEFTHLLISHGRETCTARNPDCSDCVLEDICPSSKLDSEIDLADGSEW, encoded by the coding sequence ATGGGTACGCTGCTCGATACACGCGACGAACAGGTTGCCGAGACGCTCGACCGACTCTACGACCGCTATCCCGATCCCGAAATCTCGCTCGACTTCTCGAACCGACTCGAACTGCTCATCGCCGTGATCCTCTCCGCGCAGTGCACCGACGAACGCGTCAACGGCGTGACGGCCTCGCTCTTCGAAACCTACGACAGCGCCGAGGCGTTCGCCGAGGCCGACGAGTCCGACCTCGCCGAGGCGATCAGCTCGATCACGTACTACAACAGCAAGGCGGGGTACATCAAATCCGCCTGCGGAGACATCGTCGATCTGCACGGCGGTGAGGTCCCGGATACGATGTCCGAACTCACCGATCTCGCTGGCGTCGGGCGAAAGACGGCCAACGTCGTGCTGCAGCACGGCCACGAGGTCGTCGAGGGAATCGTCGTCGACACGCACGTCCAGCGGATCTCGCGTCGGCTCGGACTGACCGAGGAGCGATCGCCGGAGCGAATCGAATCCGATCTCATGGGGATCGTCCCCGAAGACGATTGGAAGGAGTTCACCCACTTGCTGATCAGCCACGGCCGCGAAACCTGTACCGCCCGAAATCCGGACTGCTCGGACTGCGTCCTCGAAGACATCTGTCCGTCGTCGAAGCTCGATAGCGAGATCGATCTCGCCGACGGGAGCGAGTGGTAG
- the mch gene encoding methenyltetrahydromethanopterin cyclohydrolase, whose translation MESLNRMAVELVDEAIDFADELAIEVHELDNGAVVCDFGVDAVGGVEAGLLLTEIQTGGLATVQTGVGELDGTPRTHVEVSTDHPAMAFLAAQKAGWELSVDGFEGLGSGPARALVAEEEEYQRMGYRDASDFAVLAIESDELPTEAVAEHVADRAGVPASGVFLPTFSTASITGSVALAARGGELAAFRLSELGYDPLDMLTATGSAPVAPVPDTDDVAMARTNDALAYGARVHMTVDEPFERFDEVASTAGETFGTPFEAIFEEHDWDFYELPVDVFAPAHVTFDVVGGGVEVAGRTDDSMLAGSFGLR comes from the coding sequence ATGGAAAGTCTCAATCGGATGGCCGTCGAGTTGGTCGACGAGGCGATCGATTTCGCCGACGAACTCGCGATCGAGGTCCACGAGCTCGACAACGGGGCCGTCGTCTGCGATTTCGGCGTCGACGCCGTCGGCGGGGTCGAAGCCGGATTGCTGCTGACCGAGATCCAGACCGGCGGTTTGGCGACCGTCCAGACGGGCGTCGGGGAGCTCGACGGGACGCCTCGAACCCACGTCGAGGTCTCGACCGATCACCCCGCGATGGCGTTTCTGGCCGCACAGAAGGCCGGCTGGGAGCTCTCCGTCGACGGCTTCGAGGGACTCGGTAGCGGCCCGGCCCGCGCGCTCGTCGCCGAAGAGGAAGAGTACCAGCGGATGGGTTACCGCGACGCATCTGACTTCGCCGTGTTGGCCATCGAGAGCGACGAACTCCCCACCGAGGCGGTCGCAGAGCACGTCGCGGATCGGGCGGGCGTGCCGGCCTCGGGCGTCTTCTTGCCGACGTTCTCGACGGCGAGCATCACCGGCAGCGTCGCGCTCGCGGCGCGGGGCGGCGAACTCGCCGCCTTCCGGCTCTCCGAACTCGGCTACGACCCGCTCGATATGTTGACCGCCACCGGCTCCGCCCCGGTCGCCCCGGTTCCAGACACGGACGACGTGGCGATGGCGCGGACGAACGACGCGCTCGCGTATGGCGCTCGCGTGCACATGACCGTGGACGAACCGTTCGAACGGTTCGACGAGGTCGCCTCGACGGCCGGCGAGACGTTCGGCACGCCGTTCGAAGCGATCTTCGAGGAACACGACTGGGACTTCTACGAGCTTCCGGTCGACGTGTTCGCGCCGGCCCACGTCACGTTCGACGTCGTCGGTGGCGGCGTCGAGGTCGCCGGTCGAACCGACGACTCGATGCTCGCTGGGAGTTTCGGACTGCGATAG
- a CDS encoding translation initiation factor IF-5A, which yields MPKQQSEVRDLQEGNYVMINDVPSKITSYSTSKPGKHGSAKARVEGTGVFDGQKRNFTQPVDAKIWVPIINRKQGQVVSVSGSDMQVMDLETYETITMRIPEDLEPSPDDEIEYLEFEGQRKVV from the coding sequence ATGCCGAAACAGCAGAGTGAAGTCCGAGATCTTCAGGAAGGAAACTACGTGATGATCAACGACGTCCCCTCGAAGATCACGTCCTACAGCACCTCGAAGCCCGGAAAACACGGTAGCGCGAAGGCCCGCGTCGAGGGGACTGGCGTCTTCGACGGCCAGAAGCGAAACTTCACCCAGCCGGTCGACGCAAAGATCTGGGTGCCGATCATCAACCGCAAACAAGGACAGGTCGTTTCGGTTTCCGGAAGCGATATGCAGGTCATGGACCTCGAAACCTACGAGACGATCACGATGCGCATCCCGGAGGATCTCGAGCCCAGCCCCGACGACGAGATCGAGTACCTCGAGTTCGAAGGCCAGCGTAAGGTCGTCTGA
- a CDS encoding arginase family protein codes for MTDFPGANAALDTAAYAIVGAPLDVSTTFRPGARFGPDRIRTFGQPFDEYDRRTGTHFGALVADDGDLPAWDDAAEYLSFLEGDLAEHHTAGRIPLLVGGEHTVTVAGVRAAAPDVYVCLDAHLDLYDAYAGNELSHATVTRRALETVDEAILLGVRTGSEDEWNRAAAADVTVVEADDVGSWEPTFDGDAYLSVDIDAADPGFAPGTGTPAPFGLSPRALRNVVRAVAPKSVGFDVVEVNDRDDGQAAALGAKLLQEFVFSHADA; via the coding sequence ATGACCGATTTTCCTGGCGCGAATGCGGCGTTGGACACCGCCGCGTACGCGATCGTGGGCGCGCCGCTGGACGTTTCGACGACGTTTCGTCCCGGCGCGAGGTTCGGGCCCGACCGGATTCGGACGTTCGGCCAACCTTTCGACGAGTACGATCGCCGGACGGGAACGCACTTCGGTGCACTCGTCGCCGACGACGGCGACCTCCCCGCCTGGGACGACGCCGCCGAGTATCTCTCGTTTCTCGAGGGCGACCTCGCCGAGCACCACACAGCCGGCCGAATCCCATTGCTCGTCGGGGGCGAACACACCGTCACCGTCGCCGGCGTTCGAGCCGCAGCCCCGGACGTGTATGTCTGTCTCGACGCCCACCTCGATCTGTACGACGCCTACGCCGGCAACGAGCTCTCACACGCGACAGTCACGAGACGCGCGCTCGAAACCGTCGACGAGGCGATACTGCTCGGCGTTCGGACGGGCAGCGAAGACGAGTGGAATCGGGCGGCAGCGGCTGACGTGACCGTCGTCGAGGCGGATGACGTCGGTTCGTGGGAGCCGACGTTCGACGGCGACGCGTATCTGAGCGTCGACATCGACGCCGCTGATCCGGGCTTCGCGCCGGGGACCGGAACGCCCGCGCCGTTCGGACTGTCCCCGAGAGCGCTTCGGAACGTCGTTCGGGCGGTCGCGCCGAAGTCGGTCGGGTTCGACGTCGTCGAGGTGAACGACCGCGACGACGGACAGGCGGCTGCGCTCGGGGCCAAACTGCTCCAGGAGTTCGTCTTCTCGCACGCCGACGCCTGA
- a CDS encoding Nif3-like dinuclear metal center hexameric protein, translating to MQLADFVDRLNDRLDHDAYATVDASSNGLQVGAGGTERPIDRAAFAVDGVEATVREAAAFDADVLVVHHGFVWGGLDRVTGIEYDRVAACIENDVALYVSHLPLDGHETLGNAARLASFLDAERRGSFGDHGGVTIGQRARLPSPRSAEEIEARLSKLDTGDRSVRTLDFGPDSIEEFAIVTGSGTDWIREAADAGVDALVTGEGKQQAYHEAREAGLTVFMAGHYATETFGVRALCDLADEWGIETTFLDRPTGL from the coding sequence ATGCAGCTAGCCGACTTCGTCGATCGACTGAATGATCGTCTCGACCACGACGCGTACGCGACAGTCGACGCCAGTTCGAACGGGTTACAGGTCGGGGCAGGCGGGACCGAGCGCCCGATCGACCGCGCCGCGTTCGCGGTCGACGGCGTTGAGGCGACCGTTCGCGAAGCCGCGGCGTTCGACGCCGACGTGCTCGTCGTCCACCACGGCTTCGTCTGGGGAGGGCTGGATCGCGTCACCGGGATCGAGTACGACCGCGTCGCGGCCTGCATCGAGAACGACGTGGCACTGTACGTGTCGCACCTCCCGCTCGACGGGCACGAGACGCTGGGCAACGCTGCGAGACTGGCGTCGTTTCTCGACGCCGAACGTCGCGGTTCCTTCGGCGATCACGGCGGCGTCACCATCGGACAGCGCGCGCGCCTGCCGTCTCCCCGGTCGGCCGAGGAGATCGAGGCGCGCCTCTCGAAACTGGACACCGGTGATCGTTCCGTACGGACGCTCGATTTCGGCCCCGATTCGATCGAGGAGTTCGCCATCGTCACCGGTTCCGGCACCGATTGGATCCGCGAGGCCGCCGACGCGGGCGTCGACGCGCTCGTGACCGGCGAGGGAAAACAGCAGGCCTACCACGAGGCTCGCGAGGCGGGACTCACCGTTTTCATGGCCGGGCATTACGCGACGGAGACGTTCGGGGTCCGAGCGCTCTGCGATCTCGCCGACGAGTGGGGGATCGAAACGACGTTCCTCGACCGTCCGACAGGGCTGTAA